The region GCAGAAATTCTGTCAGATTACCCAGGATTTGTCCGATTATTACAGTCATTTCTTGGCCCACTACCAAAAAGAAGGCGCCAAAAAGGTGCAGACTGTTTTTTCACCACGATTTTATGCTATAATGAAAGACAAATAAGAATCTGTATTCACAAAGGGAAGTTTGCTAGTTTTGTCTAATTTCTCTTCAGTCTAGGCAAGTTTTTGAAGACAGACTGAGCGTCTGTTAAGAAAACTTAACGACGAATGAAGGGAAATTAGACGAAAATGGAAAATCTTTCCTGTGAATACAGGTTCTAAGAAAGTAGAGGTTTATTTATGTCAGAAAATCGTGCACACCTAGATGAACAATACACCTGGGATTTGACCACTGTCTTTCCCACCGACCAGGCCTGGGAAGAGGAACTAGAGGCCCTGACCGCAGCCATTGAGGCGACTGATTATCAAGGACAGGTCTTGAGCTCTGCCAGTAAGCTTCTAGAAATCACCCAAGTCCAGCTGGAACTGGGGCGTCGACTGGAAAAACTCTATGTTTATGCTTCCATGAAGAATGATGAGGACACCGGTCTCGGGCTTTATCAGGAATTTCAATCCAAGGCTCTGGCGACCTATGCCCTCTTGAGCGGAACCTTTGCCTTCTACGAGCCAGAATTTATGGCGATTACCGAAGACCAGTATCAGGCTTTCTTGGCCGAAGAACCAGGGTTGGCGCTTTATCGTCATCAGTTTGACCGTCTCTTGCAGAAAAAAGCCCACGTCCTGTCTCAGGCAGAGGAGGAGTTGCTGGCAGGGGTCAGCGAGATTTTCTCCAGCCCGTCTGAAACCTTCTCGGTTCTGGACAATGCTGACCTGACGTTTCCCTATGTGCCAGATGGCCAAGGGGGCTTGGTTGAATTGACCCACGGCAACTACATCAGCCTGATGGAAAATCCTGACCGAGAAGTCCGTCGAGAGGCCTATGAAGCCATGTATGGTACCTATGAACAGTTCCGCAACACCTATGCCAAGACCCTGCAAAGCAATGTCAAGGTGCAAAATTTCTCAGCCAAGGTTAGAAAATACGCTTCTGCCCGTCAAGCGGCTCTAGCGAGTAACCATATTCCAGAGGCTGTCTTTGAAACCTTGATTGAAGCGGTTAACCAGCACCTGCCTTTACTTCACCGCTACATCAAGCTTCGCAAGGAAATTCTTGGACTCGATGACTTGAAAATGTACGATGTCTATACACCTCTGTCTCAGGTGGACTTGGCCGTTTCTTATGATGAGGCTTTGGCCAAGGCAGAGCAGGTCTTGGCGATTTTGGGGGAAGACTATGCTAGCAAGGTTCATCAGGCCTTTACGGAACGCTGGATTGATGTCTATCCTAACAAGGGGAAACGCTCAGGTGCCTACTCAGGTGGCTCTTATGACACCAAGGCGTTCATGTTGTTAAACTGGCAAGATACCCTGGACAATCTCTATACCCTGGTTCACGAAACCGGTCACTCCATGCACTCCATGTACACCCGTGAAAACCAGCCCTATGTTTATGGCGATTATTCGATCTTCTTAGCTGAAATTGCGTCAACCACCAATGAAAATATCCTGACCGAGGCCCTCTTGCAAGAAGTGACGGACGACAAGACCCGCTTTGCCATTCTCAACAATTATTTGGACGGTTTTCGTGGCACCATCTTCCGCCAAACCCAGTTTGCCGAGTTTGAGGATGCTATCCACCAGGCTGACCAGGCTGGCGAGGTTCTGACCAGCGACTTCCTCAGCAGTCTCTATGCCCAGCTCAATGAGAAGTATTACGGTCTGCCAGCCGAGGATAACCCAGACATCCAGTACGAATGGGCACGGATTCCACACTTTTACTATAACTACTATGTTTACCAATATGCGACCGGTTTTGCCGCGGCCAATTTCTTGGCAGACCGCATCGTTCACGGCAGTCAAGACGACAAAGACAAGTACCTAGACTACCTCAAGGCAGGGAACTCCGACTACCCGCTCAATGTCATCAAAAAAGCTGGTGTCGATATGGAGAGTGTGGATTACCTCAATGCCGCCTTTGCGGTCTTTGACAAACGCTTGACCGAGTTGGAAGAACTGGTTAAGAAGGGTGTGCATTTATCTTAGGAGAGTATAATGTTTGAGAAATTAAAAACTTGGTGGCAGTTGACAAATCCTTATGGTCGTTTGGAGTTGACCGCCAAATATCCTCAAGAACGCGATCTGATTTTTCATCGGAAAATCGGTGGTTACTTTCACCTATCTGCCTACCCTGCTGACTTGTTTGAGTTGCTTGCCGTGGAGATCAATCCAAAAATCGCGGATTTAGATGAACGAGTGTCTCGTGGGGCAATCATCGGAGCAGGTGCAGCCAAGTTAAATGACCGTGATGTCCTAAAAGGAGCAGTTATGGGAGATTGGTTGAGCAAGCGTGACCATCCCCAAAGGACCAAGCCCTATCGTCTAACCTTAAGATTGAAAAATCGTCGGACTGAAGAGGAGTTGTCTTTTGACTTTTCGCTCTATGAAAAAGACTGTCGGACAGTTTATCGGTATTTTAGATAATTATTCCCCTCGCTCTAATGAGAGTGAGGGGATTTTGTATTAAAAAAAAACTCTCTTGCACACAGGGCAAGAGAGTTAGTTGGTTTCTTATTTGAGACCGTATTTATTATCAGTTAGTAGGTAGTCATTTTTCAACAAAGACAGAAAAGCACTACTATCAGGTATTTTGTCAAAAATGGTTGTCATCAGTTATCATCGCTTTATCCAGATGGCAATCATTTTGGCAATCAAAAATTAAAGTCTTGTCGGTATATAAAAGAAATACATTTGAAGGAATGATTTAGCTATGATATAATAGAGCAGTAAATAAGTTATGACGGTAGCTACAACTTATCAGAAAGAAGGTGGTGCTTATGAGAGTAAGTGCTAAAATCTTGATAGAAAGGAGTAGCTCTTTTGTCCACAGCAGAGGCTTTACATCTGATGTTTGAGTTTGGTGGCTTTGTCATCAGTCTTTTAACATTTGTAATTGTCCTTATCAAGCTAAACGATAAAAAGAAATAACCGTCTCAAACTTTAGCAGGTTGACGGTTATTCCTTAATCTTAGACTTAGCTACCGTCTTAAACGGATTTACACTAGGAGTTGTTGACAGCAACTCCTTTTTCTATTTCTATTATAAGCTATCGGTTTTGAAATTGCAAGTATAAACTCATTGTTTTGGTGTTGCTGAGATAACACGTACTGGGTCTATGTAGGTAGTTGATGTTGTATCAATTTTAACTGTAAATGTGACAGTCTTGCTATCTTTAATCTCTTCTGCAATAGCTTTGGTAGTAAGCAACAAATATCCAGAATGACTGCCATCTTTAATAGTTATTCCATATTCTTTTCTATCAGCATCTAAGCCCCAAAGTTCTGTTTCAAACGGTTCAGCATCAAATTGATAAATCTGATTAGTATCTAGCTCATAGTTATTGTCCTTGTTTATAAATTCATTGACATCTATAACAATAGGACTAGTCGTATCTTCTTGACTTGCTATTTCGGTGCTTGATGAGTTAGGTGTTGTGGTCGATTTAGTTGAAGTTTCTTCTGATGAGCTAGAGCTAGAACTTTCTGTAGCTGTACTTGATTCTGTCGAAGTTTCTTCTGATGAGCTGGAACTAGGACTAGTCGTAGTTGTACTTGTACTTGAATTCTTTTCTGAAGAACTAGAGCTTGGTTCTTTACTGGAATCCTCGGAGTTACTTTGGCTAACTAGTTGACTTTGATTTTCGTGCTCTTTTTTGTTTTGCTGAGTTCTTACTCGTAGTCCTACAGAAAATATGATTAAAATAATTGTTCCAATCAGTGCGATACTGATGAAGAGTTTATCATTTCGTTTCAATTGTAGTTCTTTCAACTTGGTTTTCATGAGATGACCTCCTTTGTGTTAGTTAAAATTGACCCACAGAATTCACATTCTGTTGTTTGACCGATAATTTTATTAGTAGCTCCGCAATTAGGGCAAACGATACTTCTTGATTTTTTTGAGACATCTTCACCAATAAGAGGTGAAACAATAACTCTTTTAGAATGATTGATGAACGTTTTTTCTAAAATTCCTTTATTAATCAAAAACTCAATATCCGAAACGACAACCTCATAAGGATAACCAAGATAGGCTGAAATTTCATCTAACGAACCATTTTTACTATCAGCAATGCACGAAAAGTAATTTGGAAGTCGCTTGAATTTTTGGAGATTGTTAAATCCTCTATAAAATATGAAAACAGTTAAATTAAATAATACAATACCTGTAAATAATGAGAAGATACCACCAGGAACTTTTATAAACCACAGTAGTGAGAGGAAACTATACATTAACGGAATCCAGCTAAATAACCAAAAATTGTACCCTTTCAATGTTTGGTTCTCAAATTTTGCCCATCTTTTTTCAGCCTGTGACAATTTGTCATCATCGAATATATCTTTAATCTGTAGGAACGGGTTATTGGATTGAGAAAATAAAGAAATTCCCTTTACTTCTTTTCCCAATTTATTTTTAAATTCATCAAACATATTATTCTCCTCCTAATTTTTGTCCACAATTGGAACAAAATTTCATGTTAAACTCTACTTTCTGTTGGCAATTCGGACAAGAAAGCTCTTGTTTTTGCCCACAATCTTGGCAAAATTTAGCCCCCGCCGACAAATGGGTATGACACTTAATACAATATTTAGTAGCTTGATTTTCTCCCTGTGGTGTGAGGGTTTGAGTGAGATTTTCAAAGTGATTAACCATGTTTCCACCAAGCCCAACGCCCATAGCCATCCCAAGTCCTGCTCCTATGATTGAAGAAGATTCAGAACCTGTATTTTTTGCGGCACCTTCCAAGGTATCAAATGAGCGTTCCTGCTGATAGTTATAGCCGATAATACCCATTTCTGCTTTTTTAGAAAGAGCTTGTTTAAGTTGTTTTACCCCCTCGTCATCTTCTGGAACGCTGATGTCGTTGATGTAAAAACTAATTAAGCTAATGCCATAATCATCTAAAAAATGACTCAAATCTTCTTTTAAAAATTCTGATAAATCATTTAGGTATGCGTTAATTTCTAAAATACCGATACCTTTTTTAACAAGGTAACTTGCAATGGCGTCTTTGACCTTAGTAATATATATACCTCTGAAAACTTTAGTCATATTATTAGTATCAAAAACGGAAACTGTACCAACAAATTTTCTCAAGAATTTAATCGAATCTTTAATTTGAATACCAAAAACACCATTGGCACGAACTGGGGCAAAGATTCCGAAAGTTGGGTCTTGTAATTGGATTGGAGAAGGTGTTCCCCATTTAATATCTAGGTTATGAGTTTTATTGATGTACCAGACTTCAGCGGTAAATGGTGATTTTCCACCGAAAGGCAGGTTAATGATATTATTTAGTATTGGGATATTAGCAGTATCTAGTACATATCTTCCAGCTGTAAATAGGTCTGTAATTTTCCCTTCTCTAACAAGTACAGCTTCTTGAGATTCATTTACAATCAATTGTGTAAATGTACTTAATTCTTCATTTGGGAATTTCCAAGCAAAAACATTTGATGTGCCATCATACTTCACTAAGTCAATCAAAGCCATTAAATTTCCTCCTTTGTAATAATTTTATGCTAATACACTATATATCAGTGTTTTCATTAGTTTGACTTGGTTTAAGTTTGTAATGATTGTAAAAAATAAAGAGAGATAATGTATAGTGTAATAATTTATTTAAGTTAATACCAACATTATACCACAAAGGTTCTGTTTTTAGAACATTTTGCAAAAAATAGATTTTAAAAGGTGTACAAGTAAATGATTTCTGATGTTATGCTAGTTCAGAGGATTCTATAATGGTAAATAATAGTAATTTGTCACGATTTGTTGCAGATAGAGTTAGGCAGATACGTAAGGAACGGAAGCTGACACAAGAAGCCTTATCAGAGGCTTCTAAATTGGATATAAAGTATGTTAATAAATTTGAGAATTATAGACATTCAGCTCGATTAGAGACTTTAGAAAGCTTATTGGAGGCTTTGGGAATAACCTACAGTGAATTTTTTAATTTTGATATTAAAGCTGATATGGCATTAGTTGAAGAACTCCTTGTAGTTTTGTCTAAACTACCTAAAGAGAAGCAAGAGAAGAAAATTAAAGCACTGATAGCATTGATTGAAGAATGAAAAAATCCCTACTTAGTTACTAAACTAAGTAGGGATTTTTTATACAATAAAATGGTTGCAGACTTTGCAGATTAAAGAAATACTCTAAATCACCTCACCTACAATATTTGAATTAAAAAGTCTATAATACCTAGTATATATAGCTCTTCATCTTCTTTTTTAGAGTCGTGAAATTTTATCTTAAAGGATTCTTTCTCTAGATTTTCCTTATTTTGGGGTTGATTTTTCTTGTATTATCTTTACTTTAACTTGAGCTTGTTATTGCCCTGACTTTGACAGGTCATATTGAAGAATATTAGTCCTCTTCTTCCATTTCATAATATTCTTGTGTGGTTAATATCCCATGGTCATCTAGCAAGTCTGCATACTTAGATTGGTTATACCTCCGCATATCTATATAGTTCTGTTCTCGAAAATCAGTCACATGATAGACACATTCATTATTTAACTCTGTTACAAGCTCTGAATTTTCCAAAGTTTGTAATGTATCTACTTTTAGACCAGTTAACCGTAAAAGCATGTAGGCTTCACAAACACCATCATCATCTGTATTTTGTAACATATGAAAGTATAAAGCCTGTGCTTCAATTGGCAATGTTAAAAATCGTTGAGTTTGTGTAACTGTTTTGCTCATCATTCTTCTATTTCCCATGGTAGTCTCCTATTTTGAGTGAATATATAAATTGATTTATCATCATAGATAAATTACCTTCCAACAAGTTTGAGATTAGTTTTTGCCCAAATTTCAGGGTGTTTTTAAGTAGATTTTGATTGTAGACGGCTTAGTAGCTCTTGTTTCTGATTATCAGATAGCCTTCTCTTAGGTTTAACAAAAGGATTTATAGAGAAGTTTTCTAAGTCTGATAACATTGCTGACACATAGATTACAACGCCATTCTCTATTTCTTTATCAATCTGTTCAAAACAGGATTCTGATTTGATGATTTGATTGATATGTTTTCTGACACTACTTTCTAAAAACCAGCAATTATCTTTTTCATCGTATCTGATATGTGTTTCACGTTCATCAATTATATAAGACATAATTTCCTCCTTTTAATTAAAAATGATATAATAGAGGAGGTTGCCACCGTACTTCGAATCAAGGTGGCACCTCAAGCACATATTAGAGTTGGGTTTTCCTAACTCTTTTTTCTTACAATTTTTATCAACTATCACATTTTCCTCACCTCCTTCAATTTTTACGATACTAATATGCCGACAAGACTTTATTCTTTTAGTTTTTCCAAGATATTTTCTACATCTCGTAAATCGTAATAAATTGATTTGCCTTGTCGCCTACCACGTAAGCCCAAAGCTCTAAGTTTAGCAAGATATTTATAATCAAAACCATATAGCTTCATGAGTTCTTTCTGCTTAATGGGCTTCTGTAGTTGAGCGTTCAACTTTTGATTTGCTATCTTATCAGCGATAGCTAGAATACCTTTAACCAGTTCTTGACTGGAATTTTCATTTAAAAACTATCCATAGACACATATTTTTAATACTTTTTAATACTTTTAGCTAAAAAAAATATCGTCAATTGTAATTTCAGGAAATTCACAAATTAATAAATTTTTTATAGCTAACTTTTCAGAGTCGTTAAACTCTGTTCGTCCTATCTCTTTGTTGTGATACGCTTGCTTAGAAATGTTCAATTTCATAGCTAAATCACCTTGAGATAGTCCTAACATGTGACGATAGCCTTTTATACGTCGATTTTTTCTCATTATGGTTCTCCTTTCCTTTAGGTTGATTCAAGAATAACAGAAAAATTTTACTTTGTCAACACTTTTTGTATACTTTTTAATACTTTTTTGATATAATACTTTTGAAGGAGGGAAATATGGAACAGACCGCAATAATGGTTGGATTAAGAATTCAGTCAATTAGAAAACAATTGGGCGAAACAATGGAAACCTTTGGTAAGAGATTTAATGTTGGTAAAGGAACTGTTAATAATTGGGAAAAAGGAAGAAGTATTCCTAAAAAACCTACTTTACTTTTGATTTCAAAAATAGGCAAGCTTTCTGTTGATGAGCTCCTTTTTGGTTCTAAATCTGAGTATATTGAATACTTGTTTAAACAAAAAGAGCATGAAGTCATAAGTGATTATGATTTTATAAGTAAGGAGCAACTCCATAATGTAGTGCAGGATAAAAAAGAAAAAATGTTGTCTAAAGACTTATCTGAATGGGATTATAATCGTATAAAAAAATTTATTGATAGATTTTTTGATAAGTTAGTTAAAGGAATTCCTATAAATACTGATGACATGCTTTTAGAGATTGTTTCTACTTTAAACGATAAGATTGTTTGGGTAAGAGGCTTGTACAATGAAAAAGGCTTAAAGAAAAAACACAGGATTCAGAACTATAATCTTGCCCCCAGTTATTATCAAAAAGTTTTGACTATTTTACAAAATGCTCGCTCCGAAATAGATATTCTAAGAGATACTCTTGAAGTTGATGAAGCCACAGAGAATAATTTTATTGAAGAATAATTACTATGTATTCCTTTTATATGCCGACAAGCAAAAGAAAGGACAACATTATGATAAAAAAATATGAATTGAAAGATGGTACTGCTCGTTATATGTACCATACCTATTTAGGAACAGACCCGTTGACAGGGAAACGAATCAAAGCCTGTAAACGTGGTTTTAAAACCCAAAAAGAAGCTAGACTGGCAGAAAGTCAGTTATTGCTTAAAGTGGAAACGGAGGGGCTTTCTGAATCTCATAAACGCATGAAATTTTCTGAGGTTTATGGTTTGTGGTTGGTTCACTATAAGAATACTGTTAAAGAAAGCACCTATGTTCGTCAAAAAGCACAAGCAGACCTACATATTTTACCTATTTTTGGTGAGTATTTTGTTGATAAAATCAGCGTGTCTTTCTGTCAGCAACAGTCTAACTTGTGGTTTAATAAGTACGCCAAATACGCTAATTTTATGGGGACGGTGCGTGCTATCCTTGATTATGCTATCAACCTCGGTTATTTAGATGATAACCCTATGCGAAAGGTTATTCGACCACGCAAACGACAAGGGATTATTGATGAGTCAGAAGAAAAGGCAAAGAATTTTTATAGCAAAGAAGAGTTGAAACATTTCTTAGAATGTGCTGAACAGGAAGATAAGGAGTTGGCTTTAATCTTCAGAATTCTAGCCTTTACAGGGTTAAGGAAAAGCGAGTTAATGGCGTTGCGATGGAAAGACCTTGACTTGATAAAGGCAACCTTGTCTGTTAATCAGACCGTAGTCTATGGGATAGATAATCGAATGCTCTTTCAAACGCCAAAGACCAAAAAGAGCAAGCGGACAATATCGCTTGACCCTGTGACGGTTCAACAGTTGAAAAGTTGGCGAACTACGAAAAAAGAAGAAGCCTTTCCAAATCGTTTACTGGATACAGACCTAGTTTTTTCCAATCCTGAAGGTAAGCCTTACAGTTTTGATTTTATAAACTATCATTTACGGTGTTTACTGAAAAAGTATGACCTTAAAAAGATTACGCCTCATGGATTCCGTCATACTCATTGTTCTCTACTTTTTGAAGCTGGTGCAAGTGTCAAAGAAGTGCAAGAGCGTTTAGGGCATGAAGACATCAAGACCACCATGAACATCTATGCTCATGTTACAAAAGAAATAAAAGAGCAAACAGCCCAGAAGTTTGCTCAATTTATGAATATTTAGAGTGGTGGCAATCAAAATGGCAATCACGCACCAAAAAAGCCTCTTCCGATTTCTCGGAAAAGGCTTGATTTCAACATCTTTAAGCAATAAATGCGGTTGATTATTTGAGACCGTATTTTTTGTTGAAGCGATCCACACGACCATCTGCTTGAGTGAACTTTTGACGTCCAGTGTAGAATGGGTGTGAGTCAGATGAAATTTCCACACGGATGAGTGGGTAAGTTTCGCCTTCAAATTCAACTGTCTCGTTAGAAGACTTAGTTGAACCGCTCAAGAACTTGTAGCCAGTTGTTGTATCAAGGAAAACAACTGGACGGTATTCTGGGTGAATGTCTTTTTTCATTTCA is a window of bacterium DNA encoding:
- a CDS encoding SPFH domain-containing protein, with protein sequence MALIDLVKYDGTSNVFAWKFPNEELSTFTQLIVNESQEAVLVREGKITDLFTAGRYVLDTANIPILNNIINLPFGGKSPFTAEVWYINKTHNLDIKWGTPSPIQLQDPTFGIFAPVRANGVFGIQIKDSIKFLRKFVGTVSVFDTNNMTKVFRGIYITKVKDAIASYLVKKGIGILEINAYLNDLSEFLKEDLSHFLDDYGISLISFYINDISVPEDDEGVKQLKQALSKKAEMGIIGYNYQQERSFDTLEGAAKNTGSESSSIIGAGLGMAMGVGLGGNMVNHFENLTQTLTPQGENQATKYCIKCHTHLSAGAKFCQDCGQKQELSCPNCQQKVEFNMKFCSNCGQKLGGE
- a CDS encoding transcriptional regulator — translated: MRKNRRIKGYRHMLGLSQGDLAMKLNISKQAYHNKEIGRTEFNDSEKLAIKNLLICEFPEITIDDIFFS
- the pepF gene encoding oligoendopeptidase F; the protein is MSENRAHLDEQYTWDLTTVFPTDQAWEEELEALTAAIEATDYQGQVLSSASKLLEITQVQLELGRRLEKLYVYASMKNDEDTGLGLYQEFQSKALATYALLSGTFAFYEPEFMAITEDQYQAFLAEEPGLALYRHQFDRLLQKKAHVLSQAEEELLAGVSEIFSSPSETFSVLDNADLTFPYVPDGQGGLVELTHGNYISLMENPDREVRREAYEAMYGTYEQFRNTYAKTLQSNVKVQNFSAKVRKYASARQAALASNHIPEAVFETLIEAVNQHLPLLHRYIKLRKEILGLDDLKMYDVYTPLSQVDLAVSYDEALAKAEQVLAILGEDYASKVHQAFTERWIDVYPNKGKRSGAYSGGSYDTKAFMLLNWQDTLDNLYTLVHETGHSMHSMYTRENQPYVYGDYSIFLAEIASTTNENILTEALLQEVTDDKTRFAILNNYLDGFRGTIFRQTQFAEFEDAIHQADQAGEVLTSDFLSSLYAQLNEKYYGLPAEDNPDIQYEWARIPHFYYNYYVYQYATGFAAANFLADRIVHGSQDDKDKYLDYLKAGNSDYPLNVIKKAGVDMESVDYLNAAFAVFDKRLTELEELVKKGVHLS
- a CDS encoding site-specific integrase, producing MIKKYELKDGTARYMYHTYLGTDPLTGKRIKACKRGFKTQKEARLAESQLLLKVETEGLSESHKRMKFSEVYGLWLVHYKNTVKESTYVRQKAQADLHILPIFGEYFVDKISVSFCQQQSNLWFNKYAKYANFMGTVRAILDYAINLGYLDDNPMRKVIRPRKRQGIIDESEEKAKNFYSKEELKHFLECAEQEDKELALIFRILAFTGLRKSELMALRWKDLDLIKATLSVNQTVVYGIDNRMLFQTPKTKKSKRTISLDPVTVQQLKSWRTTKKEEAFPNRLLDTDLVFSNPEGKPYSFDFINYHLRCLLKKYDLKKITPHGFRHTHCSLLFEAGASVKEVQERLGHEDIKTTMNIYAHVTKEIKEQTAQKFAQFMNI
- a CDS encoding mitoguardin encodes the protein MKTKLKELQLKRNDKLFISIALIGTIILIIFSVGLRVRTQQNKKEHENQSQLVSQSNSEDSSKEPSSSSSEKNSSTSTTTTSPSSSSSEETSTESSTATESSSSSSSEETSTKSTTTPNSSSTEIASQEDTTSPIVIDVNEFINKDNNYELDTNQIYQFDAEPFETELWGLDADRKEYGITIKDGSHSGYLLLTTKAIAEEIKDSKTVTFTVKIDTTSTTYIDPVRVISATPKQ
- a CDS encoding helix-turn-helix transcriptional regulator; the encoded protein is MVNNSNLSRFVADRVRQIRKERKLTQEALSEASKLDIKYVNKFENYRHSARLETLESLLEALGITYSEFFNFDIKADMALVEELLVVLSKLPKEKQEKKIKALIALIEE
- a CDS encoding type B 50S ribosomal protein L31, giving the protein MKKDIHPEYRPVVFLDTTTGYKFLSGSTKSSNETVEFEGETYPLIRVEISSDSHPFYTGRQKFTQADGRVDRFNKKYGLK
- a CDS encoding DUF2614 family zinc ribbon-containing protein, which gives rise to MFDEFKNKLGKEVKGISLFSQSNNPFLQIKDIFDDDKLSQAEKRWAKFENQTLKGYNFWLFSWIPLMYSFLSLLWFIKVPGGIFSLFTGIVLFNLTVFIFYRGFNNLQKFKRLPNYFSCIADSKNGSLDEISAYLGYPYEVVVSDIEFLINKGILEKTFINHSKRVIVSPLIGEDVSKKSRSIVCPNCGATNKIIGQTTECEFCGSILTNTKEVIS
- a CDS encoding putative holin-like toxin, translated to MSTAEALHLMFEFGGFVISLLTFVIVLIKLNDKKK
- a CDS encoding helix-turn-helix transcriptional regulator, whose protein sequence is MEQTAIMVGLRIQSIRKQLGETMETFGKRFNVGKGTVNNWEKGRSIPKKPTLLLISKIGKLSVDELLFGSKSEYIEYLFKQKEHEVISDYDFISKEQLHNVVQDKKEKMLSKDLSEWDYNRIKKFIDRFFDKLVKGIPINTDDMLLEIVSTLNDKIVWVRGLYNEKGLKKKHRIQNYNLAPSYYQKVLTILQNARSEIDILRDTLEVDEATENNFIEE